The following are encoded in a window of Thermoanaerobacter ethanolicus JW 200 genomic DNA:
- a CDS encoding B12-binding domain-containing radical SAM protein: MKTLLVGINAKYYHTNLAIRNIRKFCHPYDIEIFETTINDSTDFMLESVVEKEPDVVGISCYIWNIEIVLNLVENIKKILPKVILVLGGPEASYDVDNLLSKGFVDYIVLGEGEIAFKELLEALEGKRDIKEVAGISYMVDGQIVIQPQKDYVNLNEVPISYEEEEDLSNKLVYYETSRGCPFKCAYCLSSIDNKLRYESLEKVERDLKWFVDKNVKILKLIDRSFNSNRKRAREILNIMKKIGGDTVFHCEVNPELVDEEFIEELKGLEKRIQFEVGVQTTNKNSLKKISRITAVEKALRGIKLLREAGIKLHVDLIAGLPEDSFGTFSKAFDDVYNLKPDEIQLGFLKVLKGTPLMRKVGEFKIVYDSKPPYEVLYTKDISYQELVILKGIAFLLNKYYNSGKFKKTLEYLENKFERPFDFYLEFYKYWKENELLYKNHSLKALYDILYKFSIETLDVDEDLIKDIIKFDFLYFNAAKDLPDCVKEKYEKGQEIFKRYLKDENWLKKNLPQAVGLSSLELSKRVTYEFFKHDVTADFKKENLIIIFLHEEEQTYYTKLIL; this comes from the coding sequence ATGAAAACACTTCTTGTAGGAATCAATGCAAAATATTATCACACAAATCTTGCTATAAGAAATATAAGAAAGTTTTGTCATCCTTATGATATAGAGATTTTTGAAACCACTATAAATGACAGTACAGATTTTATGCTAGAAAGTGTTGTAGAAAAGGAACCAGACGTAGTAGGTATATCTTGTTACATATGGAATATAGAAATAGTATTAAATTTGGTTGAAAATATAAAAAAGATACTTCCGAAAGTAATATTGGTTTTGGGGGGACCTGAGGCTTCTTATGATGTAGATAATCTTTTGTCAAAAGGCTTTGTAGATTACATAGTTTTAGGGGAAGGGGAAATTGCTTTTAAAGAATTATTGGAAGCGTTAGAAGGAAAAAGGGATATAAAAGAAGTTGCAGGAATTAGCTATATGGTTGATGGGCAAATAGTAATTCAACCACAAAAAGATTATGTCAACTTAAATGAAGTTCCCATATCTTATGAGGAAGAGGAAGATTTGAGCAATAAGCTTGTGTATTATGAGACCTCAAGAGGTTGTCCTTTTAAATGTGCTTATTGTCTTTCTTCTATTGACAATAAATTGAGATATGAAAGCCTTGAAAAAGTTGAAAGGGATTTAAAGTGGTTTGTAGATAAAAATGTGAAAATATTAAAACTTATTGATAGGTCTTTTAATTCAAATAGAAAGAGAGCAAGAGAGATTTTAAATATTATGAAAAAAATAGGTGGAGATACTGTATTTCACTGCGAAGTTAACCCTGAGCTTGTGGATGAAGAGTTTATAGAAGAATTAAAAGGGTTGGAAAAAAGAATACAGTTTGAAGTAGGAGTTCAGACTACAAATAAGAATAGCCTAAAAAAAATATCTCGTATTACTGCAGTTGAAAAAGCCTTGAGAGGAATAAAACTGCTTAGAGAAGCGGGAATAAAACTGCATGTAGATTTGATAGCGGGACTTCCTGAAGATAGCTTTGGGACTTTTAGTAAAGCTTTTGATGATGTGTATAATTTAAAACCTGATGAAATACAGTTGGGATTTTTAAAAGTATTAAAAGGTACTCCTTTAATGAGAAAAGTGGGAGAGTTTAAAATAGTTTATGATAGTAAGCCCCCCTATGAGGTCTTGTATACAAAGGATATTAGTTATCAAGAGTTAGTCATTTTAAAAGGTATAGCATTCCTTTTGAACAAATACTATAATTCTGGAAAATTTAAAAAAACTCTTGAATATTTGGAGAATAAATTTGAAAGGCCATTTGACTTTTATCTTGAATTTTATAAGTACTGGAAGGAAAACGAGCTATTATATAAAAATCATTCATTAAAAGCCTTATACGATATTTTATATAAATTTTCTATTGAAACACTCGATGTCGATGAGGATTTAATAAAAGACATTATAAAATTTGATTTTTTGTATTTTAATGCTGCCAAAGATTTACCTGATTGTGTAAAAGAAAAATATGAGAAAGGTCAAGAGATTTTTAAAAGGTATCTTAAAGATGAAAATTGGTTGAAAAAAAATCTTCCACAAGCTGTTGGACTTTCCAGTCTTGAATTGTCAAAGAGAGTGACTTATGAATTTTTTAAACACGATGTGACAGCAGATTTTAAAAAAGAAAATTTAATAATAATTTTCCTTCATGAAGAAGAACAAACTTATTATACAAAATTAATTTTGTGA
- a CDS encoding glycerophosphodiester phosphodiesterase: protein MKPLVIAHRGDSRNAPENTLASFKRALEMGADGIELDVQLTKDGQLVVIHDERVDRTTDGIGFVKDFTLKELKRLDAGIKFDKKFAGERIPTLYEVFELIGHKNFIINIEIKSGVVLYPGIEEKLIKAIEDYDFEDRVVISSFNHYSLRDVKRMAPEFKIGLLYQCGLVEPWHMAIRMKAYSLHPFYFNIIPELVEGCKKNNIKLFPWTVDRKEDMEMMIKAGVDAIITDDPQTLINLLEKGE, encoded by the coding sequence ATGAAACCTTTAGTAATCGCCCATAGAGGAGATTCAAGAAATGCTCCAGAAAACACATTAGCATCTTTTAAAAGGGCTTTAGAAATGGGAGCTGACGGTATTGAATTGGACGTGCAGCTTACTAAAGATGGACAACTAGTAGTGATTCACGATGAAAGGGTAGACAGGACTACAGACGGAATTGGCTTTGTTAAAGATTTTACTTTAAAAGAGCTTAAGAGGCTAGATGCTGGCATAAAATTTGACAAGAAGTTTGCAGGGGAGAGAATACCAACTCTTTATGAGGTTTTTGAACTCATTGGACATAAAAATTTTATTATAAATATAGAGATAAAAAGTGGAGTTGTACTTTATCCAGGAATTGAAGAAAAGCTTATCAAAGCGATAGAGGATTATGACTTTGAGGATAGAGTAGTTATTTCTTCTTTTAACCATTATAGCTTAAGGGATGTAAAGAGAATGGCACCGGAGTTTAAAATTGGGCTTCTTTATCAATGTGGGCTTGTAGAACCATGGCACATGGCAATACGAATGAAAGCGTATTCTCTGCATCCTTTTTATTTTAATATAATACCTGAATTAGTAGAGGGATGTAAAAAGAATAATATAAAATTATTTCCTTGGACTGTTGATAGGAAAGAAGACATGGAAATGATGATAAAAGCAGGTGTGGATGCGATTATCACTGACGACCCACAAACTTTGATAAATCTTTTAGAGAAGGGAGAATAA
- a CDS encoding MFS transporter, whose product MSSRLNYLKIFNLGLGFMVISMIWAAYNAYMPIFLGNFTKSNTLIGFVMSWDNIANLFILPFFGALSDNTRTRIGRRMPYILVSMPLAGVLYALLPLQTKLLSLLVIDLLFNIVVATYRTPMVALMPDIVEEEHRSKANGVINFMGGLGSLIIFFIGSQLYKINKAYPFFLSGILSLIIPIVLFLTIKEPKIVVNEEKKEKQSILKALATVVKDQNKAPFYTLLSIFMTIAGFAAVETFFTRYCKIALGIDESVSSFAMGFYALAFLVFALPAGFIATKIGKRKTMMIGAFGQGILFLIFMIVRDFRTIQILMPFAGMFNALFTINSYPLVVSYTSAEKIGTYTGLYYFFSSLAAIVTPSSFGAIMDFIGFNKLFLAASICLFVSFAFLWIIGEKYENTMS is encoded by the coding sequence ATGTCCTCGCGATTGAATTATTTGAAGATATTTAATTTAGGCCTTGGTTTTATGGTAATTTCCATGATTTGGGCAGCATATAATGCCTATATGCCCATTTTTCTTGGTAATTTTACAAAAAGCAATACTTTAATTGGGTTTGTAATGAGTTGGGACAACATTGCTAACCTTTTTATACTTCCATTTTTTGGGGCTTTAAGCGATAATACGCGAACAAGAATAGGCAGGCGAATGCCATATATACTTGTAAGCATGCCTCTTGCTGGCGTTTTATATGCTTTGCTTCCACTTCAGACAAAACTTTTATCGCTTCTTGTTATAGATTTGCTGTTTAACATTGTTGTAGCTACGTATAGGACTCCTATGGTAGCTTTAATGCCAGATATTGTAGAAGAAGAGCACAGAAGCAAAGCTAATGGAGTCATAAATTTTATGGGAGGATTAGGTTCATTAATAATATTTTTTATTGGATCTCAGCTTTATAAAATAAACAAAGCATATCCCTTCTTTTTGTCAGGGATTTTATCATTAATTATACCTATAGTTTTATTTTTAACAATTAAAGAACCTAAAATAGTTGTTAATGAGGAAAAAAAAGAAAAACAGAGTATTTTAAAGGCCCTTGCAACTGTGGTAAAAGATCAAAATAAAGCACCCTTTTATACTCTCCTGTCAATTTTTATGACAATTGCGGGTTTTGCTGCAGTTGAAACTTTTTTCACAAGGTATTGCAAAATAGCTTTAGGGATAGACGAAAGTGTTTCTTCTTTTGCAATGGGTTTTTACGCTTTGGCATTTTTAGTTTTTGCTTTACCTGCTGGATTTATAGCTACAAAAATAGGGAAAAGAAAAACCATGATGATTGGAGCTTTTGGACAAGGAATTTTATTTTTAATATTTATGATAGTACGTGATTTTAGGACAATCCAAATTTTGATGCCTTTTGCTGGAATGTTTAATGCTTTATTTACAATAAATTCTTATCCTCTTGTAGTGAGCTATACTTCAGCTGAAAAAATAGGGACATATACAGGACTTTATTATTTCTTTTCATCCCTGGCCGCAATAGTTACTCCTTCCTCTTTTGGAGCTATTATGGATTTTATAGGATTTAACAAGTTATTTTTAGCAGCGTCTATATGTTTATTTGTATCTTTTGCTTTTCTATGGATAATTGGTGAAAAATATGAAAACACAATGTCGTGA
- a CDS encoding O-acetyl-ADP-ribose deacetylase codes for MKERIKLIKGNIVDQEVDAIVNAANSSLSGGGGVDGAIHRAGGPSIDEECRIIREKQGGCPTGHAVITGAGNLKAKYVIHAVGPIWRGGNHNEDNLLASAYIESLKLADEYNVKTIAFPSISTGAYGFPVERAAKIALRVVSDYLEGSNIKEVRFILFSDKDYEVYSKAYEELE; via the coding sequence ATGAAAGAGAGAATAAAATTAATAAAGGGGAATATTGTGGATCAAGAAGTAGATGCTATTGTAAATGCTGCAAATTCTTCTTTATCTGGAGGTGGTGGGGTAGACGGAGCTATTCATAGAGCGGGTGGCCCTTCTATCGATGAGGAGTGCAGAATTATAAGAGAAAAACAAGGAGGATGCCCTACAGGTCATGCGGTTATAACTGGAGCAGGTAATTTAAAGGCTAAATATGTTATTCACGCTGTTGGGCCTATATGGAGAGGCGGCAATCATAATGAAGATAATTTATTAGCAAGTGCTTACATAGAAAGCCTTAAATTGGCGGATGAATACAATGTAAAAACTATAGCTTTTCCCTCTATAAGCACAGGAGCATATGGTTTCCCTGTAGAAAGAGCTGCAAAAATAGCTTTAAGAGTAGTATCTGATTATCTTGAAGGTAGCAATATAAAAGAAGTGAGATTTATACTTTTCAGTGATAAAGATTATGAAGTATATTCAAAAGCTTATGAGGAATTGGAATAA